One region of Nitrospira sp. genomic DNA includes:
- the pdxA gene encoding 4-hydroxythreonine-4-phosphate dehydrogenase PdxA — MHMALKRTTKSARPVLGLTMGDPAGIGPEVIAKALADKALTRLCTPVVIGSRPVMERTIAWLKLPLQVVDFNPANGQRLKAGQVAVADPLESPLPKFRMGAATAMTGAASIAFIKEAVTLAQAGSLGGIVTAPINKEAMNMAGFHYPGHTELLADLTKTTEFGMMIVGGPLKIMFTTTHVAINALSPLLTTERISKAIRLAHLGLTKYFGIARPRIGVAALNPHAGEHGLFGNEESTSIAPAVKLARAAGIKASDPLPADTLFGKAARGDYDGVVAMYHDQGLIPLKLVAFGTCVNLTVGLPIIRTSVDHGTAYDIAGKGVAEHGSLLEAVKVAARLAKSWSPATKTSR, encoded by the coding sequence ATGCACATGGCTCTTAAACGTACGACGAAATCAGCGCGTCCTGTTCTGGGTCTCACGATGGGAGATCCGGCCGGGATTGGACCGGAAGTCATCGCCAAAGCCTTGGCCGATAAGGCGCTGACCCGACTCTGCACTCCCGTTGTCATCGGCTCCCGTCCGGTCATGGAGCGGACGATCGCCTGGTTGAAATTGCCCTTGCAGGTGGTGGACTTCAATCCGGCGAATGGCCAGCGGTTGAAGGCCGGGCAGGTGGCCGTGGCGGACCCGCTGGAAAGTCCGTTGCCGAAATTTCGCATGGGCGCCGCCACCGCGATGACCGGTGCGGCCTCCATCGCATTCATTAAGGAAGCGGTGACGCTGGCGCAGGCGGGGAGCCTGGGCGGGATCGTCACGGCCCCGATCAACAAAGAAGCCATGAACATGGCGGGTTTTCACTACCCGGGGCATACGGAATTGCTCGCAGATCTTACGAAGACCACAGAGTTCGGCATGATGATTGTCGGCGGGCCGCTCAAAATCATGTTCACGACCACCCATGTGGCGATCAATGCCTTGTCTCCGCTGCTGACGACGGAGCGGATCAGCAAGGCTATCCGCCTCGCGCATCTCGGGTTGACGAAATATTTCGGTATTGCGCGTCCCAGGATCGGCGTGGCGGCGTTGAATCCGCACGCAGGAGAGCATGGTCTGTTCGGCAACGAGGAATCGACCAGCATCGCACCGGCCGTCAAGCTGGCCAGGGCGGCGGGTATCAAGGCCAGTGATCCGCTTCCGGCGGATACCCTGTTCGGGAAGGCCGCCCGGGGCGACTACGACGGGGTAGTGGCGATGTATCATGATCAGGGGCTCATTCCTCTGAAGCTGGTCGCATTCGGAACCTGCGTGAACCTGACCGTCGGGCTGCCGATTATCCGGACCTCGGTGGATCATGGAACGGCCTACGACATTGCCGGCAAAGGGGTGGCCGAGCATGGGAGTCTGTTGGAGGCCGTGAAGGTGGCGGCCCGCCTGGCTAAATCCTGGTCACCGGCGACCAAAACGTCCCGATAG
- a CDS encoding 2OG-Fe(II) oxygenase, which produces MKEACASSVTEAVERAISALDLDRLEREYWEQNEFLYIPQFLPREFVEAELTSQAQELKSGLNRNYIPGHKKGGSVSYYAVMEKAPQFIDLYRSDAFRAMLNRLTRVNLLLCPDNDPHSCALYYYTEAGDHIGYHYDTSYYKGARYTILMGLLDQSKQCRLVCDLFKDVPGKQPIHRELATAPGDLVIFNGDKLWHAVTPLGEQEERIVLTMEYVTNPDMGAFKRLYSNLKDSFAYFGLRSVFKRAYAPRSQS; this is translated from the coding sequence ATGAAAGAGGCCTGTGCAAGCAGCGTCACCGAAGCGGTTGAGCGGGCGATTTCGGCCTTGGATCTCGATCGGTTGGAGCGGGAGTATTGGGAGCAGAACGAGTTCCTCTACATTCCCCAGTTTTTGCCGCGCGAGTTTGTCGAAGCCGAGCTCACGTCGCAGGCGCAGGAGCTTAAATCAGGGCTGAACCGCAACTATATTCCCGGGCATAAGAAGGGCGGCAGTGTGAGCTACTATGCCGTGATGGAGAAAGCGCCGCAGTTCATCGACCTGTATCGATCAGACGCCTTCCGGGCCATGCTCAACCGGTTGACCAGGGTGAATCTGCTGCTGTGTCCCGACAACGATCCCCACTCGTGTGCCCTCTATTACTACACGGAAGCCGGCGATCACATCGGGTATCACTACGATACGTCCTATTACAAAGGCGCCCGGTACACCATTCTGATGGGGTTGCTCGATCAGTCCAAGCAGTGCCGCTTAGTCTGCGATCTTTTCAAAGACGTACCGGGGAAGCAGCCGATTCACCGTGAATTGGCGACTGCGCCTGGCGATCTGGTGATCTTTAATGGCGACAAGCTCTGGCACGCCGTGACGCCGCTCGGAGAGCAGGAAGAGCGAATCGTGTTAACCATGGAGTATGTGACGAATCCCGACATGGGCGCGTTCAAGCGCCTGTATTCCAATCTGAAAGATTCCTTCGCTTATTTCGGATTGCGCTCGGTGTTTAAGCGGGCCTACGCTCCTCGCTCACAGTCCTGA
- the larC gene encoding nickel pincer cofactor biosynthesis protein LarC, which yields MATHLHFDCFSGISGDMTLGALVDAGLPFKDLVRGLALLRIEGFRLTRKRVERGALTATKVDVLVEKGFRAPLTLAQIKRILLKSGLPPAVKERSQAVFDVLAHAEGKAHGVEPSHVHFHEVGVMDSFVDVVGGVLGLHLLGVQRVTASAINVGSGTLMSAHGSLPVPGPAVAALAVGLPIYAGGPQRELATPTGVALVRTLATEFRCLPPMQVRRVGYGAGTADPAHWPNVLRVFVGEEPAAAGSVETIVELQTNIDDLNPQVYETVFDRVFAAGAVDATLAPVTMKKGRPGNVLSVLAPQEKVEAVLAVLFADTTALGVRTHEVQRRVLPRRFVPVQVHGHEVSIKVADSQPGRSKAAPEYEDCKRIAEQSGRPVKDILEEAMQVYRRTGGHVKRGKKSR from the coding sequence GTGGCCACACATCTTCATTTCGACTGTTTCTCCGGCATCAGCGGCGACATGACCTTGGGCGCGCTGGTCGATGCGGGATTGCCGTTTAAAGATCTCGTGCGCGGGCTGGCCTTGTTGCGGATCGAGGGGTTTCGCCTGACGCGGAAACGGGTCGAGCGCGGGGCCCTCACGGCCACCAAAGTCGATGTGCTCGTCGAGAAGGGCTTTCGCGCGCCGTTAACCCTGGCGCAGATCAAGCGGATTCTACTGAAGAGTGGCCTGCCCCCGGCGGTGAAAGAACGGAGTCAGGCCGTATTCGATGTGCTGGCTCACGCCGAGGGGAAAGCCCATGGTGTCGAACCCTCACATGTGCATTTCCACGAAGTCGGCGTGATGGATTCGTTTGTCGATGTGGTGGGCGGGGTCCTGGGGCTCCATCTCCTGGGGGTGCAGCGTGTGACGGCCTCTGCGATCAATGTGGGATCGGGCACCCTCATGTCGGCACACGGATCGTTGCCGGTGCCCGGACCGGCCGTGGCCGCGCTCGCGGTCGGCCTGCCCATCTATGCCGGAGGGCCGCAGCGGGAACTGGCGACTCCGACCGGAGTGGCGCTGGTGCGAACTCTGGCGACAGAATTCCGTTGCTTGCCTCCTATGCAGGTGCGCCGGGTGGGGTATGGGGCGGGAACCGCCGATCCGGCGCATTGGCCGAATGTGTTACGTGTGTTCGTCGGTGAAGAACCGGCTGCTGCAGGTTCGGTGGAAACCATCGTTGAACTTCAGACGAACATCGACGACTTGAATCCGCAGGTCTACGAGACCGTGTTCGATCGGGTGTTTGCTGCGGGAGCCGTGGATGCGACCTTGGCACCGGTCACGATGAAAAAGGGCCGGCCCGGGAATGTCCTCTCCGTGCTCGCTCCCCAGGAGAAGGTGGAGGCTGTGCTGGCCGTGTTGTTCGCCGACACGACGGCGCTCGGGGTCAGGACCCATGAGGTGCAGCGACGGGTGTTGCCACGACGATTTGTCCCGGTACAGGTCCACGGCCACGAGGTGTCTATCAAGGTGGCGGACTCCCAGCCGGGTCGGAGCAAAGCCGCTCCTGAGTATGAGGATTGTAAACGGATTGCCGAACAGAGCGGCCGTCCGGTGAAAGACATTTTAGAAGAGGCCATGCAGGTCTATCGGCGTACGGGAGGACATGTGAAAAGGGGAAAAAAGAGCAGGTGA
- a CDS encoding sodium:calcium antiporter produces MTILLYVGLFVASVVITLAGCHLFTNGIEWLGKRLNISEGAVGSVFAAVGTTLPETSIPIIAIFFGAGREQMEVGLGAILGAPFMLSTLVLPILALLLLLYAKLGKRTATFKLNYGEVRVDISFFLISYALALTCAVIPSKLFHVVVAVVLLGMYVYYMKLKFSAEDEEGEGGGELEPLLFARRSSRPSYLVIGAQGIVGLLGLVGGAHLFVTAANSISAEMQVSPLILALLIAPLATELPEMSNSFLWLYRKKDRLAVGNVTGAMVFQGSIPVSVGLLGTEWTLGTTALATMVLAVVAMGLSLLQAILSGHWRPWLLSGSALLYLGYTLFLYAHGS; encoded by the coding sequence GTGACGATCCTGCTCTATGTGGGATTGTTTGTGGCCTCGGTCGTCATCACCCTCGCCGGGTGCCACCTGTTTACGAACGGCATTGAATGGCTCGGCAAGCGTCTCAACATTTCTGAAGGCGCGGTCGGGAGCGTCTTCGCGGCGGTCGGGACGACCCTTCCGGAGACGTCGATTCCGATCATTGCGATTTTTTTCGGGGCCGGGCGAGAGCAGATGGAGGTCGGCCTGGGCGCCATTCTCGGGGCGCCGTTCATGCTCAGCACGCTGGTGCTGCCGATTCTGGCGTTGTTGTTGTTGCTCTACGCGAAGCTCGGTAAGCGGACGGCGACCTTTAAGCTGAACTACGGCGAAGTCCGCGTGGATATCAGCTTCTTTCTCATCAGTTATGCGCTCGCCTTGACCTGCGCGGTCATCCCATCCAAGCTCTTTCACGTGGTAGTTGCGGTCGTGCTGTTGGGCATGTACGTCTATTACATGAAGCTCAAGTTCTCGGCCGAAGACGAAGAAGGTGAGGGGGGTGGTGAACTGGAGCCACTGTTGTTCGCCCGCCGGTCCTCCCGTCCGTCGTATCTGGTGATCGGCGCACAGGGAATCGTGGGTCTGTTGGGTCTGGTCGGTGGAGCCCATCTGTTCGTGACGGCCGCGAATTCCATTTCAGCGGAAATGCAGGTCTCTCCGCTCATCCTCGCGTTGCTGATCGCTCCGCTGGCGACTGAGTTGCCGGAGATGTCGAACAGCTTTCTCTGGTTGTACCGGAAGAAGGATCGGCTGGCGGTCGGAAATGTCACCGGGGCGATGGTGTTTCAGGGCTCGATTCCCGTCTCTGTCGGGTTGCTGGGCACTGAATGGACGTTAGGCACGACGGCGCTGGCGACCATGGTGCTCGCTGTAGTCGCCATGGGCTTGAGTTTGCTGCAAGCAATCTTATCCGGGCATTGGCGGCCCTGGTTGCTCAGCGGTAGTGCGCTGCTGTACCTTGGGTACACACTGTTCTTGTATGCACATGGCTCTTAA
- a CDS encoding PAS domain S-box protein, whose translation MRPPVLIVDDDPDIRESLTDMLGHEGYLVHSAASGTEALQQAKQTRYDAALLDIQLPDLNGLSVLKVLMELDASLPVIILTGNVTPENTIGSLAKGAFAYLTKPYNSQELKAILRRAVSVKGLTARAEHVEEALQASEERFRALVESATDAMVLADQSGLIIWWNGAAERMFGYTKEDALGRPLTILMPERFRAGHAAGVTRLAQGGTATIIGHTIELVGLTKTGDEFPIELSLASWRANEGMFFSGIIRNIARRKRAEESVVRLSHQNALILDSVGEGIFGLDPQGCVTFANATAARMLGWSAAELIGKPLAPLLYRIANGNTMHAPDPFCLCAALHDGAVHRIQNETFARKDGSLFPVQYVTSPIRERDRPVGAVVVFQDISARKQQETLQQAQLSVSHILAQAGTVEEVIPQLLHVAGTMGAWDMALLWQCGPTGDQLTCQGSWIRPSHRWDEFLSVCRNSEFPPGMDFPGIAWASKLPLWIPDVLTDSRFTRAPTASRLGIHGACIVPIRTGSIIHGVLELYTEQRRSSDSHLIQILADTGMKIGQFIDRTQAAQALRAAHRMTQSLLASLPGAILLCRSDWHVQYANALAHQYFAPPGESLIDRPLCECLSLSEPALQRLVVEWNTHRADSPHGLSERECEVAAHLYRYRFFPVSTPESPQYQVGILLWDITDDKRLQDELIQAEKLSSLGTMVSGMAHEINNPAQAILSMAELIQEENDPDTVKQFAADIVGYARHVSTVVRDFAGYARAAGRDGETEIDVAERLLEAVKMVRRGPHFGQVEIATRFDAPVFLRARKGEIDQVLVNLISNATQAMEGIGCLTLTTGQDGRWIQVTVADTGPGIPASIRPRIFDPFFTTKTAGKGTGLGLSIVHKIVTKYAGTITVESTEGGGTTFRLRFPALVQ comes from the coding sequence ATGCGTCCTCCCGTTCTCATTGTCGATGACGATCCGGATATCCGGGAATCGCTCACGGACATGTTGGGTCACGAGGGATACCTGGTACACAGCGCCGCCTCCGGAACCGAGGCCCTTCAGCAAGCCAAACAGACGCGCTACGACGCAGCGCTCCTCGACATCCAATTGCCCGACCTCAACGGTCTCTCGGTCTTGAAAGTGCTCATGGAATTGGACGCGAGTCTCCCCGTCATCATCCTGACCGGAAACGTCACGCCCGAAAACACGATCGGCTCTCTGGCCAAAGGAGCCTTCGCGTACCTGACCAAACCGTATAACTCCCAAGAGCTCAAGGCCATCCTGCGCCGGGCCGTCTCGGTGAAAGGGTTGACCGCCCGGGCCGAGCATGTGGAGGAGGCGCTGCAGGCCAGCGAAGAACGCTTTCGGGCGCTGGTGGAATCGGCGACCGACGCCATGGTGCTCGCCGACCAGAGCGGCCTCATCATCTGGTGGAACGGCGCAGCCGAGCGAATGTTCGGGTATACCAAAGAAGACGCCCTCGGGCGCCCACTGACCATCCTGATGCCGGAACGGTTTCGCGCCGGGCACGCGGCCGGCGTCACACGCCTCGCCCAGGGTGGAACAGCCACGATCATCGGACACACCATCGAGCTCGTGGGTCTGACCAAAACCGGCGACGAATTCCCGATTGAGCTCTCGCTGGCATCCTGGCGCGCGAATGAAGGGATGTTCTTCAGCGGCATCATTCGCAATATTGCGCGTCGCAAACGCGCCGAAGAGTCCGTCGTCAGATTGAGCCATCAGAACGCGCTGATTCTCGACAGCGTCGGGGAAGGCATCTTCGGACTGGACCCGCAAGGATGCGTCACCTTCGCCAACGCAACCGCGGCGCGGATGCTGGGGTGGAGCGCAGCCGAGCTGATCGGCAAACCCTTGGCACCGCTCCTCTATCGGATCGCCAACGGGAATACGATGCACGCCCCGGACCCGTTCTGCCTCTGCGCGGCGCTTCACGACGGGGCCGTCCATCGAATCCAAAATGAGACCTTCGCCAGAAAGGACGGCTCGCTGTTTCCCGTCCAATACGTCACCAGTCCCATCCGTGAGCGAGACCGGCCGGTCGGCGCCGTCGTGGTGTTTCAGGACATCAGCGCTCGCAAACAGCAAGAAACTCTGCAGCAGGCACAACTCTCCGTCAGCCACATCCTCGCGCAAGCCGGCACCGTCGAAGAAGTCATCCCGCAACTGCTCCATGTCGCAGGCACCATGGGTGCGTGGGATATGGCGCTCTTGTGGCAATGCGGGCCGACGGGAGACCAACTGACGTGTCAGGGAAGCTGGATCCGCCCCTCACATCGATGGGATGAGTTTCTCTCGGTCTGTCGCAACAGTGAGTTTCCGCCGGGGATGGATTTCCCTGGCATCGCCTGGGCCTCAAAACTCCCGCTCTGGATACCGGACGTCCTGACGGATTCCCGATTCACCCGCGCACCGACCGCCTCTCGCCTGGGTATTCACGGGGCCTGCATCGTCCCCATCCGGACCGGCAGCATCATCCACGGAGTGCTTGAGTTGTATACCGAGCAGCGGCGGTCCTCCGACAGCCACCTGATTCAAATCCTCGCCGACACGGGCATGAAGATCGGACAGTTCATCGATCGCACGCAGGCCGCGCAGGCATTACGGGCGGCGCATCGCATGACTCAGAGCCTGCTGGCCAGTCTGCCCGGCGCCATTCTCCTGTGCAGGAGCGACTGGCACGTTCAGTATGCGAATGCGCTGGCCCATCAGTATTTTGCGCCTCCCGGCGAATCGCTGATCGACCGTCCGCTGTGCGAATGTCTTTCCCTCAGCGAGCCCGCGCTTCAACGACTGGTGGTGGAATGGAACACGCACAGGGCAGACTCGCCTCATGGGCTCTCTGAACGTGAATGCGAAGTCGCCGCACACCTGTATCGCTATCGGTTTTTTCCGGTCTCGACCCCGGAATCCCCGCAGTATCAAGTGGGCATCCTGTTGTGGGATATCACCGACGACAAACGACTCCAGGATGAACTGATCCAGGCAGAAAAACTCTCCAGCCTCGGCACCATGGTGTCCGGCATGGCGCACGAAATCAATAACCCGGCCCAGGCTATCCTCAGCATGGCCGAGTTGATCCAGGAGGAGAATGATCCGGACACGGTAAAACAGTTTGCCGCCGATATTGTGGGCTACGCGCGGCACGTCTCCACCGTCGTGCGAGACTTCGCCGGTTATGCCCGTGCGGCCGGCAGGGATGGAGAGACGGAAATCGATGTGGCAGAACGGTTGCTCGAAGCGGTCAAGATGGTCCGACGAGGGCCTCATTTCGGCCAAGTGGAGATCGCCACCCGGTTCGATGCCCCTGTATTTCTTCGCGCGCGAAAGGGAGAAATCGATCAGGTGCTGGTCAACTTGATCAGCAACGCTACCCAGGCCATGGAAGGAATCGGCTGCTTGACGTTAACGACCGGTCAGGACGGCAGATGGATTCAGGTGACCGTTGCCGATACCGGTCCGGGCATCCCGGCTTCCATCCGGCCGAGGATTTTCGATCCGTTCTTCACCACCAAGACCGCCGGCAAAGGGACGGGGCTCGGACTCAGCATCGTACACAAAATCGTGACCAAATATGCCGGAACCATCACGGTGGAGAGCACCGAAGGCGGAGGCACCACCTTCCGGTTACGGTTTCCGGCACTCGTTCAGTAA
- a CDS encoding DNA translocase FtsK, with amino-acid sequence MGVSTTAKRGDARSAPSRSSHVKREVIGVLLIAAGLLILLSLVSFVPGDAKSMAASGAAGNQPKNMIGSVGALTAAACFFMVGGAAYLFPILLGLLGARCFTPIPLTMRLRNAGSGLAAMVFLSALLHLEVTAVPTISSGWVNRGLAGGIIGQVLADGVRSYFATTGAHIVILTGLMVALLFTVPLSLTALLQRVPDWWAAARERMDGLVPEWPTKQEEAQPKRVREKKARAPREVEEQDFDREVQVVAEAVEQIPVPVIPPKIQPPMKVEKRAVSADEPAATVATSPSVSDGYVLPDPQELLSDPSGPLARLSDDELKLQSEILTKALKSFAIEGRVTEVRPGPVVTMYEFEPAPGTKVARIVNLADDLALALKAISLRIVAPLPGKSVVGIEVPNPHREMVSMKEVVTSDAFSRSRSKLGLALGKDIFGGAVCADLRTMPHLLVAGATGAGKSVGLNTMLLSILFNARPDEVKLLLIDPKMLEFQSYDGIPHLLRPVITDPKSAARGLGWVVQEMERRYKLLADAGVRSIDAYNRRISEVQGAVSDVWQSGKPEQVELTFLSEEERLSKGEDAEPAGDNGPTDSVKPSPPEPLPYIMVMIDELADLMMVAPKDVEDKIARLAQMARASGIHLVLATQRPSVDVLTGLIKANFPARIAFQVSSKTDSRTILDANGAEALLGRGDMLYLASGTGKLMRIHGSYVSDDDVRRVVEFVKKQALPSYCRELQSLKIEEAEEEQAKDEVYEQAKDLVLSTGQASASLIQRRLRVGYPRAARMIEQMEAEGVVGAAGRDGRREVLGRRGPVGGDEA; translated from the coding sequence ATGGGTGTATCCACCACGGCAAAGCGCGGTGACGCCCGCTCAGCCCCTTCCCGTTCCTCTCATGTGAAGCGCGAAGTGATCGGGGTTCTCCTGATCGCCGCCGGTCTCCTGATCCTGCTCAGTCTGGTGTCGTTCGTTCCCGGCGACGCCAAATCGATGGCGGCATCCGGAGCAGCCGGCAATCAGCCCAAAAACATGATCGGGTCGGTGGGCGCGCTGACGGCGGCCGCTTGTTTTTTCATGGTCGGCGGAGCCGCCTACCTCTTTCCCATTCTTCTCGGACTGCTCGGCGCGCGGTGCTTTACGCCGATCCCTCTCACCATGCGACTCAGAAACGCCGGCAGCGGTCTGGCGGCCATGGTGTTCCTGAGTGCCCTGTTGCATTTGGAAGTGACGGCGGTGCCCACGATTTCCAGCGGCTGGGTGAATCGCGGTCTGGCCGGCGGGATCATCGGGCAGGTGTTGGCCGACGGAGTTCGAAGTTATTTTGCCACGACCGGCGCGCATATCGTGATCCTCACCGGCTTGATGGTGGCGCTCCTGTTTACGGTGCCGCTGTCGCTGACGGCGCTGCTGCAGCGAGTGCCGGACTGGTGGGCGGCCGCGCGCGAGCGAATGGACGGGCTGGTGCCGGAGTGGCCGACGAAGCAGGAGGAGGCGCAGCCCAAGCGAGTCCGTGAGAAGAAGGCGCGTGCTCCGCGCGAGGTTGAGGAGCAGGACTTCGATCGCGAAGTGCAGGTGGTTGCCGAGGCAGTGGAGCAGATTCCAGTTCCTGTCATTCCGCCTAAGATTCAGCCTCCGATGAAAGTGGAAAAACGTGCGGTCTCGGCGGACGAACCGGCGGCGACCGTCGCGACGAGTCCCTCCGTGTCCGACGGGTACGTGCTGCCTGATCCGCAGGAATTGTTGAGCGATCCCTCCGGTCCGCTTGCCCGTCTGAGCGATGATGAGTTGAAACTGCAGTCCGAAATTCTGACCAAGGCGCTGAAAAGTTTTGCGATCGAAGGGCGAGTGACGGAGGTGCGACCGGGTCCGGTCGTGACGATGTACGAGTTCGAGCCCGCGCCGGGGACGAAGGTCGCACGGATCGTGAATCTTGCCGATGACCTGGCCCTGGCGCTCAAAGCCATCAGCTTGCGGATCGTGGCGCCGTTGCCCGGGAAGTCGGTCGTCGGGATTGAAGTGCCGAATCCCCATCGCGAAATGGTGTCCATGAAGGAAGTCGTCACCAGCGACGCCTTCTCGCGCTCACGCTCCAAATTGGGTCTCGCGCTCGGGAAAGACATTTTCGGCGGTGCGGTCTGTGCAGATCTGAGAACGATGCCGCACTTGCTGGTTGCCGGCGCGACCGGAGCCGGCAAGAGTGTGGGATTAAATACGATGTTGTTGAGCATTCTGTTCAACGCCCGCCCCGACGAAGTAAAACTGCTGCTCATCGATCCGAAAATGCTGGAGTTCCAAAGTTACGACGGCATTCCGCATTTGCTCCGTCCCGTGATTACCGATCCCAAATCGGCGGCGCGCGGATTGGGGTGGGTGGTTCAGGAAATGGAGCGGCGCTACAAGCTGCTGGCTGATGCGGGGGTGCGCAGTATCGATGCGTACAACCGGCGTATCTCAGAAGTGCAAGGGGCCGTGTCGGATGTCTGGCAATCCGGCAAGCCTGAGCAGGTCGAACTGACGTTTCTGTCCGAAGAAGAACGTCTCTCCAAGGGAGAGGATGCGGAGCCTGCCGGCGACAATGGGCCGACCGATTCGGTGAAGCCAAGCCCGCCGGAGCCCCTGCCCTACATCATGGTCATGATCGACGAGCTGGCGGATTTGATGATGGTGGCCCCGAAAGATGTGGAAGATAAGATTGCGCGTCTGGCCCAAATGGCGCGCGCTTCCGGGATTCATCTCGTGTTGGCGACTCAAAGGCCGTCGGTCGATGTGTTGACCGGTCTGATCAAAGCCAACTTTCCGGCGCGTATCGCGTTTCAAGTCTCGTCCAAGACCGACTCGCGCACGATTCTGGATGCCAACGGCGCCGAGGCGCTGCTCGGTCGCGGCGATATGTTGTACCTTGCGTCGGGGACCGGGAAGCTGATGCGGATTCACGGGTCCTATGTGTCGGACGATGATGTGCGGCGGGTGGTCGAATTCGTCAAGAAGCAGGCGTTGCCCTCCTACTGCCGGGAACTCCAATCCCTCAAGATCGAAGAGGCGGAAGAGGAGCAAGCCAAGGACGAAGTCTACGAACAGGCCAAGGATCTGGTATTGTCCACCGGCCAGGCTTCTGCCTCCTTGATTCAACGGCGTCTCCGCGTCGGGTATCCACGGGCGGCACGCATGATCGAACAGATGGAAGCGGAAGGTGTGGTCGGAGCAGCGGGCCGGGACGGGCGTCGAGAGGTACTGGGACGCCGTGGGCCGGTCGGTGGAGATGAGGCATGA
- a CDS encoding outer membrane lipoprotein carrier protein LolA yields MMRIFLIVAVLLMSGIQAVAQPLKPDEPAVDLQILKEVQEVVKNIQARYEKTKDLQASFTQKTRIEGFSTPVISTGHFYIKKPGRLRWDYIEPATEEIYVNKDDVKMYVPEHKQVLVGKLTYMAASQAPLQLLQGVAKLDEEFDIEPTAYKERGAGGILLVSLTPKQGRAEPERAIQKIVIEVQPKTYFLKTIALHEVSGNIATFEFSELKPNSGLKDDLFDFKAPADVEIVRAPVLSRP; encoded by the coding sequence ATGATGCGGATATTCTTAATCGTTGCGGTGCTGCTCATGAGCGGAATTCAGGCCGTGGCTCAACCGTTGAAGCCCGATGAGCCGGCGGTAGACCTCCAGATTCTGAAGGAAGTCCAGGAAGTGGTAAAGAACATTCAGGCGCGGTACGAGAAAACCAAGGACTTGCAGGCCTCGTTCACGCAAAAAACCAGGATCGAAGGATTTTCGACGCCCGTAATTTCGACCGGACATTTCTATATCAAAAAGCCCGGGCGTCTGCGATGGGACTATATCGAACCAGCCACGGAAGAAATTTACGTCAACAAAGACGATGTCAAAATGTACGTGCCGGAGCACAAGCAGGTGCTGGTGGGCAAGCTCACTTATATGGCCGCTTCCCAGGCGCCGCTGCAATTGCTGCAAGGGGTGGCCAAGCTGGATGAAGAGTTCGACATCGAACCGACGGCATACAAGGAACGGGGGGCAGGGGGCATTCTGTTGGTCTCCCTGACTCCGAAGCAGGGGCGGGCCGAACCGGAGCGGGCGATTCAAAAAATCGTGATCGAAGTGCAGCCCAAGACCTACTTCCTCAAGACGATCGCCCTGCATGAGGTCAGCGGCAATATCGCGACCTTTGAGTTTTCAGAGTTGAAGCCGAACAGCGGACTGAAGGACGACCTATTTGATTTCAAGGCCCCGGCCGATGTAGAAATCGTACGGGCGCCGGTGCTGAGCCGACCCTAG
- the rsmA gene encoding ribosomal RNA small subunit methyltransferase A: MRPLRPPARRSRGIMASTLPPALKRLGQNFLIDPNIIRKIVSLAKLGPEDPVLEIGPGRGALTAGLCAEAGRVIAVEIDPQLQPHLQETLGHCRNLDLRIGDALAFPFETLPPRTVVVANLPYYVSTPILFALLDARARLDRLVLMLQTEVALRLAAKPNSEDYGVLSVLTQEAAEVEVAFRVSANCFRPRPTVGSAVVHLRIKTQEGFEPVRYERFRRLVRASFAHRRKTLVNSLRDEGYLPEQIARATAEAGVPPQARAEMLTLDDYRTLARAFDRESI, encoded by the coding sequence CTGCGGCCCCTCCGGCCGCCGGCTAGGCGGTCGCGCGGTATTATGGCGTCCACTCTTCCCCCAGCCCTGAAACGGCTCGGTCAGAATTTCCTCATCGATCCGAACATAATCCGCAAGATCGTGTCCCTGGCGAAGCTGGGCCCGGAGGATCCTGTCTTGGAGATCGGACCGGGGCGGGGCGCCCTGACCGCTGGTTTGTGCGCCGAAGCGGGACGCGTCATTGCCGTTGAGATCGATCCACAGTTGCAGCCTCATCTGCAGGAGACTCTCGGGCATTGCCGAAACCTGGACCTTCGGATCGGGGACGCGCTCGCCTTTCCCTTCGAAACCTTGCCGCCGCGCACGGTGGTGGTGGCGAACCTTCCCTATTATGTCTCGACACCGATTCTCTTCGCGTTGCTCGATGCACGGGCCCGTCTCGATCGTCTGGTGCTCATGCTGCAGACGGAAGTGGCGCTCAGATTGGCGGCCAAGCCGAACAGCGAGGACTATGGAGTGCTGTCGGTGTTGACCCAGGAGGCGGCAGAGGTGGAGGTAGCCTTTCGCGTGTCTGCGAATTGTTTCCGTCCCCGTCCGACCGTCGGATCGGCGGTGGTGCACCTTCGGATCAAGACGCAGGAAGGGTTTGAGCCGGTCCGGTACGAACGGTTCCGTCGGTTGGTGCGCGCGTCGTTCGCCCATCGCCGCAAGACCCTGGTGAATTCCTTGCGTGATGAAGGCTACCTTCCCGAACAGATTGCGCGGGCGACTGCGGAAGCCGGCGTGCCGCCGCAAGCCCGGGCCGAGATGCTCACGCTCGACGACTACCGCACACTGGCGCGCGCATTCGATCGCGAGTCGATCTGA